The following is a genomic window from Bubalus bubalis isolate 160015118507 breed Murrah chromosome 6, NDDB_SH_1, whole genome shotgun sequence.
agcttcagTTAACAAAGTTAATACCATGTTGGCTAATGCACAAACAGCTTCAATTTCCTTTAATTAGTTCAGAGTTAGGTGACAACATATTTAATCAGTGAGCTAACAAGTGCAGCAGCTGATTGCTCTCACcgccctgtgtgtatgtgttgactgaaaaagtaaataaaattactttcacTGCAATAATAAAGTGGCATCCTAATTTTATTACAGTAGCAACCTTTTAGAAGTGGCATGCAGCAGTGAAAATTGATTATTTCCTAAGTGCTTTTCCCCCCTTTAACATGTCACTGTGGTTTAACCCTTTGGGAATGAGATGGCTAACTTGGAGTCCATCTGTCAAAAAGACCGACCACATCACCACCATGTTCTGTGTCTTTTCTGCAAGGTATTGAGATGGTGCAGAATGCATTGCTTGAATTCATGATAGCATCTGTATTCCTAGGTGGCAAAATGTAGCCTTCAGCAGAGGAATCTGCTCAAAATTCAGTGTTTTTCCAATTAGTTAAACACACCTAGAAGCCAGccgttgtattttttttttttttaagtgtctttgTTAGTGAGATAGAAAATAGGTGTCATTTTTCTCATCCTCTTCATGACCTATATAgagatattcatttattttttatattaattagcTTGGATTTTGCTATGATTttcctgggttggcaaaaaaCAATGCTATTCACTCAGGAAACATTTATTCCAATATCCTCAGTCCTTTGAGGGTTACAGTGTTTAGAGTACATTGTTCTTCAAACAATTGTGCAATTGAAACCAATAAGTGGTAATAAAAATTGCTAAGAATAACCTGTTCCTTTTGCCATCATTACCCATATCATATGAAGGACTTAGTTGATCTTCATTGGGTTTCCATGCCTTTAGCCCTCATAGAAAATACTGAGACAAAGATCTTACTAAAATGTCTTTTGTTATTCCCTTATAAAGACTCTTGATCAAGCATATCAGGaggaattttaattaaaagaaaacagaatctaTATTGTAGGATCCAAGATACTTTGGTAATTTCAGCTGGAGTTGTGATGTTGTCGCTTCATTGCTCGCTTTATTTGATGCGTAGGTGCCAGGTAACCTAGCTgcgttatttcatttaatcctcacaaccaccctGGGAGGTAGACACTATTTCAACACCCATTTTTCTGGTgaagaaacaaatacagaaaagtgaataCTGCAGCTGGAGCTGAACCAGGCTCGTACTGTGAATCTCAAGGTGGGAGAAAGGTGATCTTGCCCACACTGCTAAATTCCTTTCCATTCTGCATATGCATTAGGGctactccggagaaggcaatggcagcccacaatagtactcttgcctggaaaatcccatggatggaggagcctggtaggctgcagtccatggggttgctaagagttggacacaactaagtgacttcactttcacttttcactttcatgcattggaggaggaaatggtaacccactccagtgttcttgcctggagaatcccagggatgagggagcttggtgggctgccatctatggggttgcacagagtcaaacacgactgaagtgacttagcagcaacttggTTTTGGCATCCTGGATTTTACAGGAAAGTATTACAGGAGTTCTTTATCTGCGATCCCAGTGGGGCTCTTAGTTTTCCCCATAAGACAGATATGCACCAAGGTCTCTGTTTTACAGACCAACTTCCTCTCAAGACCAAGATTGATTCAAGCGGGacatcattgtttttctttccagaatGATAAAcctctttcttttgcatttatttcaaaaGACAGGATAACCTAGTTcttggagcctggtaggcatgggttcaacccctgactTATTATCTATGTGACTCTTgagtaagttacttaacttttgaacttaagtttcctcatttataaaatggagctgCAGAAAAACAtgattgtatataaaataaacaaggatttactatatagcacagtgaactatattcaatatttataataacctatgatggaaaagaatctgaaggagTAGATACatacatccatatatatatatatatatatgtatgtataactgaatcactttgctgtatacttgaaaataacataatattgtaaatcaattatacttcaacctaaaaaaaaaataatggagttACAGATACCTACTATATAGACCTGttgtgggaattaaatgagatcacagagctcaaaaattattattcagttcaaGAGATGTATGAAACCCACCAAACAAAAAGTCTTGAGCAGCCACCACACCTCCACAATTAACAGAGCCAACAAAAATTTACATAGTACAGCAGAGCCGCGGAATCGCCGCGAGATCCGGTCTCGGTCCACGCTGCCGGTCGCGCAGCCCATCGGCCAACCCAGCGTCCGCCGCTACCGCAGCCATGGGAGTGCAGGTGAAGACCGTCTCTCCCGGAGACGGGCGCACCTTCCCAAAGCCTGGCCAGACCTGCGTGGTGCACTACACGGGGATGCttgaagatggaaagaaattCGATTCCTCCCGGGACAGAAACAAGCCCTTTAAGTTTGTGCTGGGCAAGCAGGAGGTGATCCGAGGCTGGGAAGAATGGGTTGCCCAGATGAGCGTGGGTCAGAGAACCAAGCTGACTATCTCCCCAGACTATGCCTATGGTGCCACTGGGCACCCAGGCATCATCCCACCAAATGCCACTCTCATCTTTGACGTGGAACTTCTAAAACTGGAATGACAGGAGTGGCctcctccctgagctccccgttcTTGGATGTGTCACAGAAGGATCTGGTGCCTCCAGACGCACACAGTGAGTCCATATGGAGCTCTTCCTGATGTTCCACTACACTCTTTGTGTAAACATCTTCCCAGACTGAATGTATTCTGCCACCTGCTTtgctcttcccctttctcctcgtATGTGTGTTGACCTGAACTATATGCCGTAAACCTCAAATTActcagtttgtttttgttttggggtgaagATTGAGTTTCAGTCCTTTGGATCTAGGTTTCCAATTAAGTATTAGTCAAGTATTAACAGCACAAATAATGGGTTAACTTTAGGAATCGGTGTTGGGGTGGGGTGcaagaatctttattttatttttttggataaaagttttatctattatatattaaaCGCTCTTGCTGCAGCGCTGCAAAGCCATAGCAGATTCGAGGCGCTTTTGAGGGCCAAATTATTCTCCAAGTTGACGGATGTCCTCAGGTTGAATTGAAAGCCCTACCCAAAATTGCAGTGGGAATGGGGAGAGCCTTTGCCTCCActgccccaccctcacccttCTCGTAGACGCTCTGCCTTTTGAAAGCACATCATTTTCACTGAGATGTTGGACATTGCAGATGTCTGTTCCCTAGGCCAGCAGGGACCTCTGAAACCTTCATGGcctggccattttttttttttttccatcctgtggtttttctaatgaatatccaggatttcTGTAATTGCATAGCTATCCAAGCTCTACTTCCTAAATTTTAAGAACTTTAATCCAAAGTTAAATTGAAGGTGCTGTTTGTAGACACTTAATACCCATGAAAGCCCAGCTATCGTGACAAATCCTTGAGTGTTGTCTTAAGAAAATGATGCTGGTCATCACAGCTTCAGCATCTCCTGTTTTTTGATGCTCAGCTCCCCCTGCAGATCTCAGAGTTTCTGGCTTCTCCTTGCCCCGTCTCACCCTTTTGCTGTCCTGTGTAGTGATTTGGTGAGAGAAATTGCTGCCTACTCCCCCAgcctacccccaccccctgcactaCACATGAGTTTCAAGTTTTATTATTGCAATAAAAGTGCTTTATGctggcttttctaaaaaaaaaaaaaaaaaaaaaaaaaattacgtaGTACAGGCTGGCTTCCCATGTTTGTAGTATACATACCACTTGTGCTATCAATGTCTGGGAGGCTGGAAATCTAGTTAAATGAGGAAAAGTTGATGTTTGTACTACTACTAACAGATATTATGTGGGAGTACCCTGActtttgaaatgtctttttctaCTTCTACGGGATGACTTGAGTAGTTTACATTTCTCAGTGCCTCCAGGTTTCTGCTGCCATTGAATTCATTTAGTTGTGGGTTATCTCATCATCACAAATCTGTTGCTGCTGTTTTCCAGGGGCTCCCCACAACTGGATAACCCTGTTATCCTTCTTGTCTCATGGTATCAGTGACCCAAGGCTATGAGATTAGCAGTCATTCACGGAAGCTTGTGGGCAGTGATTATGTTGCACCTTTAAGTAAGCAATTTAAATTTGAGATTTTGCCACATTCTTAAAAGTCCCCTGAGTGATTCTCAATGGATCAACCAAAAGCAGATCAAATTTTCACACTTGTGGAGCatctctcttcctccatcccAACTTATTCCACTTTCCCAATCCTTCTGGAAACACTCAAGCTTGTACTTACTCATGCAAAGAAATCATTTaattcttctcctttctcccctctaaacttttctttctcccacAATTAAATGGCTCATCAGTGTGTTTTTTTGTGATGTTTCAGAGAGAATTAATTGATACTGTCTCAGAAAATAGAAACTGCCATAGTCAGTTATAGTTTCAAAtcaccttcctcccttccccaacTCTTAGTTCATTCATAAAGCTTTTATCAAGTTCCAATTGTAtgcgcagttcagttcagttcagtcgctcagttgtgtctgactctttgcaatccctgtccatcaccaactcccagagttcactcaaactcaggtccatcgagttagtgaggccatccagccatctcatcctctgtcgtccccttcttctcctgcccccaatccctcccagcatcagagtcttttccaatgagtcaactcttcgcatgaggtggctaaagtactggagtttcagctttagcatcattccttccaaagatcacccaggactgatttcctttagaatggactggttggttcttcttgcagtccaagggattctcaagagtcttcagtaGTGGTAAGCAAATGATAAACAATGTCTCTGAGTCTGAAGTGCTCTTCTTGGTTATCTTTATCATTCTTGTCTGTTAACTATTGTGACTTTGGGGAACATCAGCAGAGTGAAAACGGAgataaaatgtattctttcctAATAATGTGGGATTATCAAAATGTTGCTTCCAAGTCATTGTCTTCACTGTTGGAGGGTCAAAGTACCATACTAGAATTGATATTCTGAAGagtaataaagtaaaaaagatagTAAAGACCTCACAGAACAACCAGGTCctgagagctaaaaaaaaaaatggccaaagaaatgagaaacagaatCTGGGTTTAGAATTTAGGTTCTTGTTTTTTTCACTTCTGGAGTCACAATTCTTTCTTTGTCACAATGGGGCCATGTCTCTGTATTTCTTTGTCCCCCTGGAATATTCATTTATGACTCTAAGAGAAAGTTGGCAGGTAATTACTTATTATagtattttgaggaaaaaaacaacaaaaaaaccaccaGCTGGAATAGTCAACATGGTGGATACACAAGTGAAATGGGAGTATTAAAACTTCTATTGGGTAGACTATTCATATATTCATCTTTGGCTTTAAGGTTATAAATTTTGTAAAAGCCAAAATTTAGTATATTAATATGGCACACATGAACTCTTAAAATCTTGTTTTTAATGGCAGCAATGATTGAAGTGAAGTTACATCAAGGCATCTGAAAGAggcctttaaaataaaacctcagtTGTGATCTAAAAGGCTTAAGTTAGAAAGCTAACATATGTACCAGGTGCCTCCCTGCCTAAAATACTCTGTAAATTAAGACAGGATTCTCAGAACAATGACCAAAATGCACATGTAGCATTAAGATATTTTGTTGCCTCCTAATGATTCATGTGAAAAACATTAAATAGTTTTAGGTGGACATCAATCTTGTTTTCCTGCCCCTGTGGATTAGGCTTTTTTATCATCTGCaggaaatcagagaaaaataattgtattgtAAAAATGATTTTGGCTTCCTTCAaagtttttaattgctttattttttccctttgaaacacCTGATATTTAATAGGCAGAAAAAGTACATGGATAATAAACATCTTTAGAAATAAGCAAGAAACACCAAAGATTATTATTGATGCTGGTGCAGCCTCCCACAAAAATagattaatagaaaaaataaggcTCTCTTCCATAAATTGGCTTAACAGGATGTGCTGTCTTAAGGTTCTCTCCTGGATTGTGAAATACTGTCACTTCAGTGATGAGAGGAAGCTAAGTAAATTGTACTCACTAGTGACATGTCTGGCGATGCAGACATTTTACTCCTTGCTGAGAGCCCAGACACAGGGCAGAACTAGCCAAAATGGACAAGAGCATGGAAATGTTGCTCCAAAGCAACTCTACTGGTATTTTCCTCAAGTTTTAGCACAGAATGGGGCCTTTCCCTGCTTACAAGAAAACTCCATTTTTCATC
Proteins encoded in this region:
- the LOC102405880 gene encoding peptidyl-prolyl cis-trans isomerase FKBP1A-like; the encoded protein is MGVQVKTVSPGDGRTFPKPGQTCVVHYTGMLEDGKKFDSSRDRNKPFKFVLGKQEVIRGWEEWVAQMSVGQRTKLTISPDYAYGATGHPGIIPPNATLIFDVELLKLE